The genomic DNA CATAGTCTTCCGGCGTCACGACCTCGACCTTCATGATCGGCTCCAGCAGCTGAACGCCGAGCCGGGGCGCTGCTTCCTTGAAGCAGGCGCGGGAGGCGATTTCGAACGCCAGCACCGAGGAGTCGACGTCGTGGAAGGCGCCGTCGATCAGCGTCGCCTTGACGCCGATCATCGGGAAGCCGGCGAACGGACCGGAGCCCATGACGCTCTGGATGCCTTTCTCGACGCCCGGGATATATTCCTTCGGCACCGCGCCGCCGACGATCTTGGACTCGAACACGAACTCTTCACTCTCGGTGTTCGGCTCGAACACGATCTTGACGCGCGCGAACTGGCCGGTACCGCCGGTCTGCTTCTTGTGCGTGTAGTCCTGCTCATGGGTGCGGGTGATCGTCTCGCGATAGGCCACCTGCGGAGCGCCGACATTGGCTTCCACCTTGAACTCGCGGCGCATGCGGTCGACGATGATGTCGAGATGCAGCTCGCCCATGCCGGCGATGATGGTCTGGCCGCTTTCCTCGTCGGTCTTGACGCGGAAGGACGGATCCTCGGCCGCCAGGCGATGCAGGGCGAGGCCCATCTTCTCCTGGTCGTTCTTGGTCTTCGGCTCGATGGCGATCTGGATGACCGGATCGGGGAATTCCATGCGCTCGAGGATGACCGGGTGCAGCGGATCGCACAGCGTGTCGCCGGTGGTCGTGTCCTTGAGGCCGGCCAGCGCCACGATGTCGCCGGCGTAGGCTTCCTCGATGTCGGCGCGCGAATTCGCATGCATCTGCAGCATGCGGCCGATGCGCTCCTTCTTGCCCTTCACGGTGTTGTCGAGCGAGGTGCCCTTGGTGAGCTTGCCCGAATAGATGCGGGCGAAGGTCAGCGAGCCGACGAACGGGTCGTTCATGATCTTGAACGCCAGCATCGACAGCGGCTCGTTGTCGTCGGCATGACGCTCGATCTCGGCGTCGGTCTTGGCGTCGACCCCCTTGATAGCTGGCACATCGATCGGCGACGGCAGGTATTCGACGACGGCGTCGAGCAGCGGCTGCACGCCCTTGTTCTTGAAGGCCGAGCCGCAGAACATCGGGAAGAACTTCACCGCGATTGTGCCCTTGCGGATCAGCGCGCGGATCTCGTCGTTCGACGGCATTTTGCCTTCGAGGTAATTCTCGAGTGCGGTCTCGTCCATCTCGACGGCGGCCTCGATCATCTTCTCACGATACTGCTCGGCCTTGGCCTTGAGGTCGGCCGGGATCTCGACAACGTCCCAGGCAGCGCCCAGCGTCTCGTCGCGCCAGACGAGCGCGTTCATCTCGACGAGGTCGACGACGCCCTTGAATTCGGTCTCGGCGCCGATCGGCAATTGCATGACGACGGCCTGCGCGCCGAGGCGCGAGCCGATCATTTCCTCCGAGCGGTAGAAGTCGGCGCCGATCTTGTCCATCTTGTTGCAGAAGATCATGCGCGGCACGTGGTACTTGTCGGCCTGACGCCACACGGTCTCGGTCTGCGGCTCGACGCCGGCATTGGCATCGAGCAGCGCGATGGCGCCGTCGAGCACGCGCAGCGAACGCTCCACCTCGATGGTGAAGTCGACGTGTCCGGGGGTATCGATGATGTTGAAGCGGCGCATCTTGCCGTCACGACCCTTCCAGAAGGTCGTGGTCGCGGCCGAGGTGATGGTGATGCCGCGTTCCTGCTCCTGCTCCATCCAGTCCATGGTAGCGGCGCCGTCATGGACTTCGCCGATCTTGTGCGACTTGCCCGTGTAGTACAGGACGCGCTCGGTCGTCGTCGTCTTGCCGGCGTCGATATGCGCCATGATACCGAAATTGCGGTAGTCTTCGATTTTGTATTCGCGGGCCATGGGAGGTGCCTCTCAGTCTCGTTCGCGCTTTACCAGCGGTAGTGCGCGAAGGCGCGGTTGGCTTCCGCCATCTTGTGGGTGTCTTCACGCTTCTTGACGGCGGTGCCGCGGTTGTTGGCCGCATCCATCAGCTCGCCCGAGAGGCGGTCGATCATGGTGGTCTCGTTGCGGTTGCGTGCCGCAGCGATCAGCCAGCGGATGGCCAGCGCCTGACGGCGCTCGGGGCGCACGTCGACCGGAACCTGGTAGGTGGCGCCGCCGACGCGGCGCGAGCGCACTTCCACATGCGGCGCGACATTGTCGAGCGCCTGATGGAAGACGGTGACCGGCTCCTGCTTGGTCTTGGCCTGGACCTGATCCAGCGCGCCGTAGACGATGGTCTCGGCAACCGACTTCTTGCCGTCATACATGACGGCGTTCATGAACTTGGTGACGATCAGGTCGCCGAACTTGGGGTCCGGATTGATCTCACGCTTTTCTGCACTGTGACGACGGGACATGGCTTTTGTCTCTCAATCTCGTGGCACGGCGCAGTCAAAAAAGCGCCGAAGCCGGAAACCCTTACTTCGGACGCTTCGCACCGTATTTCGAACGGCGCTGCTTGCGGTTCTTCACACCCTGCGTGTCGAGCACGCCGCGGATGATGTGATAGCGGACGCCCGGCAGATCCTTGACGCGGCCGCCGCGGATCATGACCACCGAGTGCTCCTGAAGGTTATGGCCTTCGCCCGGGATGTAGCCGATCACTTCAAAACCATTGGTCAGGCGGATCTTGGCCACCTTGCGCAGCGCCGAGTTCGGCTTCTTCGGCGTCGTGGTGTAGACGCGCGTGCAGACGCCCCGCTTCTGCGGGTTCTGCTGCATGGCCGGGACCTTGTTGCGCTTCACCGGCGCCAGGCGCGGCTTGCGGATCAGCTGGTTGACGGTAGGCATTAAACCCTCTTGTCTCTCAATTCCGTGTCTTGCCCTGTCAGGGCCGCTCAAAGCGCCATTTCCATACGCAAATTCGGGCAAAACACCGCGTCTCGCGGTCCTGCCCGAACAAATTGCAGAGGAAGCGGAAGCCGCTTCATGCGCGCCGGAAATGTCTTTTCGCTCGTAAAACGAACCCTGTTTGAGACAAACTCCAAAGCGCGTCGCCTCGGAAAGGCAAGTCTCACATCGGTTCTGACGGGGCGGCTTCTACTCGCACGGCCCCTATCCGTCAACCCCGAAGCAGCAAATATTGCGCCCAATTCGAGGCTTGGCAGCCATGCGGAAAACGCATGTAATTTTCTTGCGTCTTTTTTCAAGAGCGGGGAAGAAAGTGACCGGCTTTCGGCTGTCCTATGCACCGGCTTCATGCCAAAAGGCGGCATGAAGAGGAGAAACCCCCTCACCCGGCCGAATCTCGGCCAAAAAAGGAATCGGCCCGTGAACGACAATGAAGAGCGCCCGGTCACCATCATCACCGGCCGGGTGTGGAAGAGGAAGGGCGGCAAGCCGGAGGGCGTCCATGTGATGCTGGTCGCGCCGGACGACGATTCGGCGGTGCGCCGCGCGCTCGAATCGCTCGCCGCCGAAGGCTATGCCGAGGCCGAACTCGACCAGATCGGCGACATGGACGGCGCGCCCGACGAGGAGCCGCATCTGTCGGCCTATCAGGGCGCGCTGGAAGGCGAGGTCTCGATCGTCACCTTCGAAGAACCGATCTGATCAACCAAGGCCGCGACGTCGGCAGCAACGCATTATCCCGGCTTGCCGGGCCGCTTCCTCCTGCCTAGAAACATCCACCTCTTCCAATTCGGAGTTACCATGACCAGCAATCCCATCAGGCTCGGTATCGTCGGCGTGGGAAAGATCGTCCGCGACCAGCACCTGCCCGCCCTGGCGAAGGACGCCGACTACCGGCTTGCGGCCGCGGCCAGCCGCCACGGCAAGGTCGACGGTATTGCGAACTATCCGACGATCGAGGCGATGCTCGACGCCGAGCCCGGCCTGGACGCGGTTTCACTCTGCATGCCGCCGCAGTTTCGTTACGACGCCGCGCGCACGGCGCTCGAGGCGAAGAAGCATGTCTTCATGGAGAAGCCGCCGGGCGCCACCGTCAGCGAGGTCGAAGACCTTAAGGCGATTGCCGCGAAAAACGGCGTCTCGCTCTTTGCGAGCTGGCATTCGCGCTACGCGCCGGCGGTCGAGGCCGCGCGCGCTTTCCTCGCCTCGGCCACGATCAGCTCGGCCGCCATCAACTGGAAGGAAGATGTGCGCCGCTGGCATCCCAACCAGGAATGGATCTGGGCGCCGGGCGGCTTCGGCGTGTTCGACCCCGGCATCAACGCGCTGTCGATCGCCACCCACATCCTGCCGCCGATGTTCATCACGTCGGCCGTGCTCGACTTCCCCGAGAACCGCGCTTCGCCGGTGGCGGCGCATGTCACCTTCCGCACCTCGAACGGGCTGCCGGTGACGATGGAACTCGATTGGCTGCAGACCGGCCCGCAGAGCTGGGACATCCTGGCCGAGACGGACAATGGCAAGATGGTGCTTTCGGGCGGCGGCGCAAAGCTCGCCGTCGACGGCAAGATCATCCATGACGAGCCGGAAGCCGAATATCCGATGCTCTACAAGCGTTTCGCCGAGATCGTGCGTGCCGGCGTCTCCGATGTCGACCTCGCGCCGCTGCAGCATGTCGCCGATGCCTTCATGCTGGGCAAGCGCAACGTGGTCGAGCCGTTCTTCGACTGAGTCGACGGGCGTCGACCGAGTTGACCGAACCGGCGCGGGCCCGCGTCAGTCCACGATCGCAATCGCAAAGCCGTCATAGCCCTTGGCGCCGACGGTCTGGATGGCGGTGCCGTCCAGACGCTTCTCGCCGCCGATGAAGGAGAACACCGCGCGGGCGCCAATGACATTCTCGTCGCGACCGTCATTCTTCAGCACGGCGCCGTCGCGGATGACATTGTCGCAGACGATGACCGTGCCGGAGCGCGACAGCCGCATGGCCCAGGAGAGATAGTTCGGGTTGTTCGGCTTGTCGGCGTCGATGAAGATCAGATCGAACGGACCGGCTTTTTCGCTCTCCAGTTGAGCCAACGACTGCAGCGCAGGGCCGAGGCGCAGGTCCACCTTGTCCGAAACCCCTGCCCGCTCGAAGTTGGAGCGCGCGACCTTGGCGTGGTGAGGATCAAGCTCCAGCGTCACGATCTTGCCGTCGGCGGGCAATCCCGTTGCCATCCAGATGGTCGAGTAGCCACCGAGCGTGCCGACCTCAAGCACCTTTTTCGCGCCCCGAATCCGCACGAGGAGCGAAAGCAATTTGCCTTGCGCCGCGGAGACATCGATCGCCGGCAGGCCCTGATCGCGGTTGGTTGCCAGCACGGCATGCAGCGCGGGGTCCGCATCGAAAAGAGAGGA from Mesorhizobium sp. M1E.F.Ca.ET.045.02.1.1 includes the following:
- the rpsL gene encoding 30S ribosomal protein S12, whose translation is MPTVNQLIRKPRLAPVKRNKVPAMQQNPQKRGVCTRVYTTTPKKPNSALRKVAKIRLTNGFEVIGYIPGEGHNLQEHSVVMIRGGRVKDLPGVRYHIIRGVLDTQGVKNRKQRRSKYGAKRPK
- a CDS encoding transcriptional regulator produces the protein MNDNEERPVTIITGRVWKRKGGKPEGVHVMLVAPDDDSAVRRALESLAAEGYAEAELDQIGDMDGAPDEEPHLSAYQGALEGEVSIVTFEEPI
- the rpsG gene encoding 30S ribosomal protein S7; the encoded protein is MSRRHSAEKREINPDPKFGDLIVTKFMNAVMYDGKKSVAETIVYGALDQVQAKTKQEPVTVFHQALDNVAPHVEVRSRRVGGATYQVPVDVRPERRQALAIRWLIAAARNRNETTMIDRLSGELMDAANNRGTAVKKREDTHKMAEANRAFAHYRW
- the fusA gene encoding elongation factor G; its protein translation is MAREYKIEDYRNFGIMAHIDAGKTTTTERVLYYTGKSHKIGEVHDGAATMDWMEQEQERGITITSAATTTFWKGRDGKMRRFNIIDTPGHVDFTIEVERSLRVLDGAIALLDANAGVEPQTETVWRQADKYHVPRMIFCNKMDKIGADFYRSEEMIGSRLGAQAVVMQLPIGAETEFKGVVDLVEMNALVWRDETLGAAWDVVEIPADLKAKAEQYREKMIEAAVEMDETALENYLEGKMPSNDEIRALIRKGTIAVKFFPMFCGSAFKNKGVQPLLDAVVEYLPSPIDVPAIKGVDAKTDAEIERHADDNEPLSMLAFKIMNDPFVGSLTFARIYSGKLTKGTSLDNTVKGKKERIGRMLQMHANSRADIEEAYAGDIVALAGLKDTTTGDTLCDPLHPVILERMEFPDPVIQIAIEPKTKNDQEKMGLALHRLAAEDPSFRVKTDEESGQTIIAGMGELHLDIIVDRMRREFKVEANVGAPQVAYRETITRTHEQDYTHKKQTGGTGQFARVKIVFEPNTESEEFVFESKIVGGAVPKEYIPGVEKGIQSVMGSGPFAGFPMIGVKATLIDGAFHDVDSSVLAFEIASRACFKEAAPRLGVQLLEPIMKVEVVTPEDYVGGVIGDLNGRRGQIQGQEARGVAVVINAMVPLANMFKYVDNLRSMSQGRAQYTMQFDHYEPVPTAVAQEVQKKYA
- a CDS encoding O-methyltransferase, yielding MSAKTWTAVDDYIVSSLFDADPALHAVLATNRDQGLPAIDVSAAQGKLLSLLVRIRGAKKVLEVGTLGGYSTIWMATGLPADGKIVTLELDPHHAKVARSNFERAGVSDKVDLRLGPALQSLAQLESEKAGPFDLIFIDADKPNNPNYLSWAMRLSRSGTVIVCDNVIRDGAVLKNDGRDENVIGARAVFSFIGGEKRLDGTAIQTVGAKGYDGFAIAIVD
- a CDS encoding Gfo/Idh/MocA family oxidoreductase, yielding MTSNPIRLGIVGVGKIVRDQHLPALAKDADYRLAAAASRHGKVDGIANYPTIEAMLDAEPGLDAVSLCMPPQFRYDAARTALEAKKHVFMEKPPGATVSEVEDLKAIAAKNGVSLFASWHSRYAPAVEAARAFLASATISSAAINWKEDVRRWHPNQEWIWAPGGFGVFDPGINALSIATHILPPMFITSAVLDFPENRASPVAAHVTFRTSNGLPVTMELDWLQTGPQSWDILAETDNGKMVLSGGGAKLAVDGKIIHDEPEAEYPMLYKRFAEIVRAGVSDVDLAPLQHVADAFMLGKRNVVEPFFD